From the genome of Symphalangus syndactylus isolate Jambi chromosome 13, NHGRI_mSymSyn1-v2.1_pri, whole genome shotgun sequence:
GCTGTTCCCAGATGCCCTCGCAGCCCGGCACAGGCTGTACCTCATGCCAAGAGAGTCTGCGGTGGGAGCCAAGACAGCCGACCCCAGAAGCCCCGGGCACCCCAGACGCTCGGCCCTGGGAGGGTGGCTGTGCCGGACAGAGTCCAGACAGAGCTCAGACTCCGGGTCTACACACAGTGACTTTATTACTCTATGGATGCTGGTGAACTGCCCTCCCCAACCAGCTTCACGGGGGCAGGCATCTCTGTCCATCCCATGCCTTAGGGTCACAGGGGGCAGCGAGACCAAGGAGACCACAGCCAGGTCCTGGGTTCAGCTTGTCAGAGCCATCACCCGCTGCCTCCCCCTGACCCCCAATCCGTCCTGCGGGAGAATTCCTAGGGACAAGACCCAGACCCCTTTCCTTTAGCCTCCGCTTCATCAAGGGGGCCTGACCTGCGCCCGAGCTCCTCCTCGCCTGCCCCTCAGGGGTCCCAGGTCCTCACCTCTGCTCTTCAGGCAGGAAAAGGGCGGGGAGAGAGGAATGGACGAGGGAAAGGGAGGCTGGGCCgcaggagagagaaggggggGAAGGAGGAGACATTAGGGAGAGGCCCCTTCACACAGCGAGAGAGGCCGGGAAATCAGGGAGAAGGGGGGGCTGGGGTGAGACCTGAGAAGGAAAGTGAAATTTGGGGGAAAAGGAGTTGGAAAGGAATAAAGAGGAAGGCGTTGGGAAGTTCAGACAAGGGAGGCGCAGGTGGAGGAGGGCAacgggagggaaggaggaggggaagaggccAAGTGGcgcagggagagaggagggacgGCCCGGGGGCAGCACCAAGGGCGGGAGGCGGCGCGGGCCAGGAGGCAGCTAACCCAAGGGCCAGGGCGGGAAGGGGCCTCCACCATCGGGGCCCGGAGCTACCGCCCCCTGCGCGCTGGCCGCTGCCCGGCCATGGATGCGCTGGTGGCGCAGTACGTGCTCGCGGCGCCCGAAGCCCTTGCCACACTCCCAGCAGGCAAAGGGCCGCGCTCCCGAGTGCGTCTTGCGGTGGCGCACCAGGTGCTCGCGCCAGTAGAAGGTCTTGCCACACTCGCAGCACGCGTGGGGCTTCTCACGGGCGGGCAGAGGGCGCAGCGCGGGCCCAGGGCTGCCGGGGTGCGTGTCGCGGTGGCGCCGCAGGTGCTCCTTGCGCCGAAAGGCCTTCCCGCACTCAGGGCAGGCGTGCGGCTTCTCGCCCGAGTGGCTCTGCCGGTGGCGCAGCAGGTGAGCTGGTTTCAGGGACGTTTTGCCGCACTCGGGGCAGGACGTGGTGCCCGGGGCCGCCAGGAAGGCGGGCAGGCCGGGCGCCAGCGGGGGGCTGCTGGGCTCCTGCTTGTAGGGGCGCACAGCCTGGGAGTCCCCAGGCGCCGGCCCCTCAGCCCCAGGGGCGGTGCCTGCTGGGAAAAGAAACAGAGTCAGCATCTGGATCGGCACGAGGGCGGGGCAAGGACAGCACAGGctggggtggaggcagggagggaacgcTTAAAGGCAGAAACCACTGGGGTGGGAAGAGGGCTGGGCTGTGGGCTTCTTATTCATACCTGTGTCCCGGTACCTagtagtgcctggcatacagtcaATGCCCAATACATAATAGATGATGGCTGGCTGGATgatgaatgagtagatgaagaaTGTGTGGGTggatgatgggtggatgaatgtccagatgatggatgggtgggtgtgtgagtgaatgggtagatggatgggtgggtgatggATGCGTAGATGAATGCATGGGTGGATGATGGATAgatgatggagggatggatggatgatgggtggatgaatgtacagatgatggatgggtgggtgcatgggtggatgggtagatggatggatgggtgggtcatggatagatgggtgatgatggatggatgacagAGGGATGGTGGGATTGGTATAAGGGGGAACAtgtgaaggatggatggatgccTGGGCGAATGATAgagggatggatgggtgaatgggtgggtaTATGATAGAGGAATGGATAGGTGGAGGGTGGATGATAGCTAGAtgggtgcatggatggatggatgcatggatgaacCTCCAACCCCAAGGCCCACCCATACCCCCAATGCCTGCTCCTTGGGTCCGAACCCTGGGGCTCCTCAAGGGCTGGGGTCCAAGTCTGTCCTTGTCCTGGTGCCAGGATCGTTCACTGAACCCCCTCCCTGGTGCTGGGGGCTGGCAGGGAGAACCAGGGAGGCCAGCGGCTCACCTAAGGGAATCATCCCGCTGTCCTCCTTTCCACCTGTGGCCCTGGGGCCCTGCGTCACATCCTGAGGCACCCTCGTTGCTGACGACCCATTGGGGGAGGCTGCTGGCCCCTGAAATGAGAGCGCAGTTTTGAACTCAGAAACCTGAGCGAGGGCCtctatttctccctctccccaccaccgTCGACCAGCTGTGCAATCCCATCCCTGCAGGGGGGAAGCCACAGTCATGCTGGGCGACACTGAAGCCGCCCCACAGAGAGGCCCACAGGTGAGGACCAAGGCCTCCTGCCAGGGAGCCATCTTGAAGCCACCAACCTTCAAatgacagcctggccaacactgcacTGTGACCTCACAGGAGACCCTGGGCCAGGTCCGCGTGCCCAAGCCACTCGcagactcctgacccacagagGCTTTCTGAGCTGACAGATGTTACTGTTTTACACCCCTGAGTTTCGGGTGACTTGTCAggaagcaagaaataactaatacACCTGTCTCAGATCAGCTTCATCCTGCCCTTTGGATAAAGTGCAAGCTCCTTAACAAAATGCAGAATATACATGCTACTTTTAACTTGGGAAAAAAGTAAACTAAGTTCAGAAACAATTTTTCTCGGTGTGAAAAGGCAGAACAGCTGCCAAGCAGGATGGCACCAGCTAGGaagaccaaaaatttaaaaagtttcagTCCAACTCTGGTTGTGGTTTCTTTGCCCTACTACATCATTCCTCAAAACCACGTCCCCAAGGGAAGGGGATGAGAATTCTTCTGGTGCCAATGACAGCTAAGCCACATACCACACCTTTTCCccgtttcaaatatttttggccaGATGAGTACCTGCATCATAAAGCAATCGTTGGTGTGAAAATTAGCAATGcctaggccaggcgaggtggctcatgcctgtaatcccagcactttgggaggctgaggcaggcgaatcacaaggtgaggagtttgagaccagctcggccaacatggtgaaatcctgtctctactaaagatacaaaaattagctgggcgtggtgccatgcacctgtaatcaAAGCTACtccggacgctgaggcaggagaatcacttgaaccccggaggtggaggttgcagtgagccgagatcacgccactgcactccagcctgggcaacagagtgagactctgtctcaaaaaaaaaaaaaaaaaaaaagcaaagcggCAGGGGCAAACCACCCACCCTCACTCTGACAGACAAGAAAACGTTTCCTAAAGAAGGGGGTCAAGATACAAGAGcatgggcctggtggctcatgactgtaatcccagtgactcaggcggctgaggcatgCGGATGAGGGCTTGGCACAACGCTGACTAGATCCTAGGTGCCTCCCAACCTGGCTGAGGGACCGTGATGGGCTCTGGGGCCTGTCGGAGAGTCAGAACAGCACAGTCTCACTCGGGCCCAGAGCACCACCCTGGACCACCCTCCAGCTCCTTGGCCCTTGGTGGGGCTCCCATGAACCTTGTGTGGTGTCGGCcacaggcagaggctgggcagGGGTGCCGTCCTGGCCTCAGCTCAAGGGCACCGGGGTTGACACACCTGACAGTGGAGCCCAGGAAGCCGTGCCAGCAGAGGGTTCTCCCGGAGATCTTGGGCACAGAAAAGCCTGAGATCCACCCATTCCTCTGGGAACTTCCTGGTTTGAGATCCCAGAGACAGGGGACGCTGGCCAGGCATCGTCCACAGGAAGAGACATCCAGGGCACACCCATGCGGGGACAGGTGCGCCTTGCAGGGACAGGCACACAGAAGCGGGGAGCATGGAGCAGCCCCGGGATCCTAATCCTCCCTGTGATTTTATGATGCGTATACATTGGGTTCTGTCCAGGGCTCCCAGCTCGTGACTCCCACAGCCCTTGTTACGGTCTTGTTCTAAGGCTGGGAAGCTTTAGGCCTCAGAAAAAGAGTCTCTCCCTGACCTTCTGTGCCACTTTTACCTGCTCTTCTTTCTCTGCAAGGCAGgccttaaaaactaaaaatatacttCAATCTTCCCCCACCTCTGGCCATAAAAAATTTTTCTGACCTAATTTGTCTGACTGTGGGTCATAACACCCCCCTTCAGAAGGGGTCCTGCCCCTACCctggaggaaagaaagctgaacaAGGGGGCCAAGAAGGGTCTGAACACACAGGCCTTGCGAGGTTTCCCCGCTCGGTCTACTCGGATTCGATCACACCCGTTTTATCCAGTCgcatttctacatggctgtccaCGCTTCAATTATGCCTCTCAACCAAGTCTCCATAAAAGGCCCAAAGGACAGGGTTCAGGGAGCTTCCAGAAAGCTGAACTCGTGGAGGTGGACAGCAAGGTAAACTAGACCTCACCCACATGCCGGGAGATGGTGAATCCCAAGTCCACAGCGACAGAGGCCCCTGCGCTTGGAACCCT
Proteins encoded in this window:
- the ZNF444 gene encoding zinc finger protein 444 isoform X4 — its product is MLPASVCLSLQGAPVPAWVCPGCLFLWTMPGQRPLSLGSQTRKFPEEWVDLRLFCAQDLRENPLLARLPGLHCQGPAASPNGSSATRVPQDVTQGPRATGGKEDSGMIPLGTAPGAEGPAPGDSQAVRPYKQEPSSPPLAPGLPAFLAAPGTTSCPECGKTSLKPAHLLRHRQSHSGEKPHACPECGKAFRRKEHLRRHRDTHPGSPGPALRPLPAREKPHACCECGKTFYWREHLVRHRKTHSGARPFACWECGKGFGRREHVLRHQRIHGRAAASAQGAVAPGPDGGGPFPPWPLG
- the ZNF444 gene encoding zinc finger protein 444 isoform X3 yields the protein MLPASVCLSLQGAPVPAWVCPGCLFLWTMPGQRPLSLGSQTRKFPEEWVDLRLFCAQDLRENPLLARLPGLHCQGPAASPNGSSATRVPQDVTQGPRATGGKEDSGMIPLAGTAPGAEGPAPGDSQAVRPYKQEPSSPPLAPGLPAFLAAPGTTSCPECGKTSLKPAHLLRHRQSHSGEKPHACPECGKAFRRKEHLRRHRDTHPGSPGPALRPLPAREKPHACCECGKTFYWREHLVRHRKTHSGARPFACWECGKGFGRREHVLRHQRIHGRAAASAQGAVAPGPDGGGPFPPWPLG
- the ZNF444 gene encoding zinc finger protein 444 isoform X2, whose translation is MEVAVPVKQEAEGLALDSPWHRFRRFHLGDAPGPREALGLLRALCRDWLRPEVHTKEQMLELLVLEQFLSALPADTQAWVCSRQPQSGEEAVALLEELWGPAASPNGSSATRVPQDVTQGPRATGGKEDSGMIPLGTAPGAEGPAPGDSQAVRPYKQEPSSPPLAPGLPAFLAAPGTTSCPECGKTSLKPAHLLRHRQSHSGEKPHACPECGKAFRRKEHLRRHRDTHPGSPGPALRPLPAREKPHACCECGKTFYWREHLVRHRKTHSGARPFACWECGKGFGRREHVLRHQRIHGRAAASAQGAVAPGPDGGGPFPPWPLG
- the ZNF444 gene encoding zinc finger protein 444 isoform X1; this encodes MEVAVPVKQEAEGLALDSPWHRFRRFHLGDAPGPREALGLLRALCRDWLRPEVHTKEQMLELLVLEQFLSALPADTQAWVCSRQPQSGEEAVALLEELWGPAASPNGSSATRVPQDVTQGPRATGGKEDSGMIPLAGTAPGAEGPAPGDSQAVRPYKQEPSSPPLAPGLPAFLAAPGTTSCPECGKTSLKPAHLLRHRQSHSGEKPHACPECGKAFRRKEHLRRHRDTHPGSPGPALRPLPAREKPHACCECGKTFYWREHLVRHRKTHSGARPFACWECGKGFGRREHVLRHQRIHGRAAASAQGAVAPGPDGGGPFPPWPLG